Sequence from the Streptomyces peucetius genome:
GGGCCGCAAGCCCGACCAGGAGTGGCTGCAGCGGGTCATCGACATGGTGGGTCTGCGGGACCGGCTCGGTCACCGGCCGACGCAGCTCTCCGGCGGCCAGCAGCAGCGCGTCGCCGTGGCTCGCGCCCTGGCGTCCCGGCCGGAGATCATCTTCGGCGACGAGCCGACCGGGAACCTGGACTCCCGCTCCGGCGCCGAGGTGCTCGGCTTCCTGCGCAACTCCGTGCGCGAGCTCGGCCAGACCGTGGTCATGGTGACCCACGACCCGGTGGCCGCGTCCTACGCCGACCGGGTGATCTTCCTGGCGGACGGCGCGATCGTCGACGAGATGCACAGCCCCTCCGCGGACGGCGTGCTCGACCGTATGAAGGCCTTCGACGCCAAGGGCCGCACGAGCTGACGCCCGCCGGGGCAGCCGCGCCTGCCCCGCCCCCAGACCTCCTTCTCGTCACTGTCCGGCCCGCGGCCGGCCCGCCGGGCCGGCCGTCGCGCCCCGACGCCCACTTCCAGGACACCCACATGTTCCGTACCGCCTTGCGCAACGTGCTTGCGCACAAGGCCAGGCTGCTGATGACCGTGCTCGCCGTGATGCTCGGCGTCGCCTTCGTCTCCGGCACCCTGGTCTTCACCGACACTCTCGGCAATGCCTACCGCAACCAGTCCGCCAAGAGCTACGACGACGTCGCCGTCGCCGTGACGACCTACATCGACCCGAGCGACGCCGAGAAGGACGCCGGCGTCGACGAGAAGACCCTGGAGAAGATCCGGGGCATAGACGGCGTGGCATCGGCCGC
This genomic interval carries:
- a CDS encoding ABC transporter ATP-binding protein, which translates into the protein MTTTPIAHRATAVAARATDLSKVYGQGETQVVALDHVSVDFRQAEFTAIMGPSGSGKSTLMHCVAGLDSFSSGSVRIGETELGSLKDKQLTQLRRDKIGFIFQAFNLLPTLTARENITLPMDIAGRKPDQEWLQRVIDMVGLRDRLGHRPTQLSGGQQQRVAVARALASRPEIIFGDEPTGNLDSRSGAEVLGFLRNSVRELGQTVVMVTHDPVAASYADRVIFLADGAIVDEMHSPSADGVLDRMKAFDAKGRTS